GATCAAGAGCCACACCGGTAAGGACGGCGTCTACATCGACTGCCTCACCAAGGTTTCCGGTGACTGGTGCTACCAGGCGCTGGTCGCGTCCAACGGCGGCAGCGTGCTCTCCGGCGACGGCAGCAAGCTCACCTTCGCCGACGCGCCCGCGGTCGAGGCCGTGGGCATGGCACGGGATCTGGTCGGTTCGGGCGTGATGCCGCAGCTGACCCAGACGCAGGCCTTCCCGCAGTTCGCCGCCGGCAATATCGGCATGTTCCTCGAAAGCAGTTCGCTGCAGGGCAATTTCGTCAAGGGTGCGGCCGACGGACACTGGGACCTGGCCGCCGCGACGATGCCGCAGTTCGGCAGTAAGCCGGCCGCGCCGACGAATTCCGGTGCGGCGCTGTTCGTCACCGCGAGCGACCCGGCGCAGCAGCGCGCGGGCTGGGAACTGGTCAAGTACCTGACCGGTGACGAGGCGTACTCGATCATCGCCCGCAAGATCGGCTACCTGCCGCTGCGCACCGGTCTGGTCGACGATCCGAACAGCAGCCTGGCCTCCTGGGTCGCCCAGAATCCGCTGGTGCGACCGAATCTCGATCAGCTGAAGCGCCTGCACCCGTGGCTCGCCTTCCCCGGCGACAACTACGTGCAGATCCGCAACGGCATGCTGGAGGCGGTGGAGAAGTCGGTCTTCCAGAACGCCGATCCGAACGCGACCCTGACCGCGGCCCAGCAGCAGGCCTCGGCCCTCATGCCGGCCAAGTGACGACCACCGGAATCTTCGTGGAAGTGCCTGCGGTGCAGGCACTTCCACTGGACGGCCGGGCGCCCTCGGGGCGCCCGGCCCGTTGGCGCCGGGTACTGCGGGCCCTACCGCCGTACCTGTATCTGCTACCGGCCCTGGCGTGCGTGGTCTTCTGGACCTATCGGCCGCTGGCGCAGACCGTGCAGCTGTCCTTCTATCACTGGGACATGTTGCCCACCAGTC
This DNA window, taken from Nocardia sp. BMG111209, encodes the following:
- a CDS encoding ABC transporter substrate-binding protein yields the protein MIRHWPARAAAVAATLLSLTACSVGTPSGGPSTSVATVPELAPDQKVSITFESYNLSTAGPWTDTFNELLDNFRKQHPNITVTAQKPGGASANGVNNSMSSLQSEVAAGNPPTVAQEIFGDLDFMVDKLHAHAYDDLFGRNAVQANFGGAHPFADTAKPLGDVKGKTYGVPFVFSTPVLYYNASLFRAAGLDPANPPANWDQVKTAAQAIKSHTGKDGVYIDCLTKVSGDWCYQALVASNGGSVLSGDGSKLTFADAPAVEAVGMARDLVGSGVMPQLTQTQAFPQFAAGNIGMFLESSSLQGNFVKGAADGHWDLAAATMPQFGSKPAAPTNSGAALFVTASDPAQQRAGWELVKYLTGDEAYSIIARKIGYLPLRTGLVDDPNSSLASWVAQNPLVRPNLDQLKRLHPWLAFPGDNYVQIRNGMLEAVEKSVFQNADPNATLTAAQQQASALMPAK